The window AACCATTGCATCAACAGATGCACCATGTAGTGGGCTTGCTGTCATATACACGGAACATGGTGAGTTTGAAGAATACATTTTTTTCAAAAGAAATCCAGATTTAGTTTTAGTGGATACAGGGATTATTGCGAAAGCACCAAGTCGTTTCCTAGTAGCAGGCATGGGGGATGCTCTTTCTACTTATTTTGAAGCACGGTCTTGTGCAAAAGCTTATGCCAATAATATTCCAGGTGGTAAGAGTACTTTAGCTGCCCTTGCCATTGCAAAATTATGTTATGAGACATTATTAGCGGATTCATTAAAGGCAAAAGCGGCCTGTGATAATAATGTGGTAACAGCTGCTCTAGAAAATATCATTGAGGCAAATATTTTATTAAGTGGCTTAGGTTTTGAAAGTAGTGGATTGGCAGCTGCACATGCTATACACAATGGTTTAACAGTTCTTGAAGAAACACATCACTATTTCCACGGTGAAAAAGTGTCCTTTGGTGTCATCGTACACCTTGTTTTAGAAAACGCACCATCAGAGGAATTAAATAAGGTGCTTCATTACTGTCAATCCTTGGGATTACCTGTTTGTTTAAAAGACTTAGGCGTCACAGACGTTACAACTGAAAAAGTGATGGAAATCGCTAAAGCAGCATGTGCTGAGGGCGAAACCATTTATAATATGCCATTTGATGTGACGGTAGAAGATGTCTATGCAGCCATTATAACAGCAGATGAACTTGGAGGTTCCATATGAAAAAAATAATCAATAAACCAGAAGATTTAGTGATAGAGATGTGTCAAGGGATGGCTGCTGCACATCCTGATAAGATTGCATTTAAATCAAAATATAAATTAATCACACGAAAAACATTGAATAAAAATAAAGTAACCCTGATCAGTGGTGGGGGAAGCGGACACGAACCTGCTCATGGCGGGTTAGTGGGTGAAGGCATGTTGGATGTTGCCGTTTGCGGTGATGTATTTGCTTCGCCTTCTACCATTCAAGTCTATAATGCTATTCTAGATAGTGAATCCGATAAAGGAACCCTCCTAATCGTCAAGAATTATTCAGGCGACTGCATGAATTTTGATGCAGCATCGGAAATGGCAGAAGAAGATGATGACATCATGGTTGAAAAGGTATATGTCAATGATGATATAGCTGTAAAGGACAGCCTCTATACAGTTGGTAGAAGAGGTGTAGCAGGGACAGTGCTTGTCCATAAGATCGCAGGGGCTGCTGCTGAAAGAGGCGATAGCCTTCAAGACGTAAAAGCTGTAGCGGAGAAGGTCATTGCAAACGTAAGATCAATCGGTTTTGCTCTCACATCCTGTACCGTACCAGCAAAAGGAACCCCAACCTTTGAACTAGGGGATGATGAAATTGAATTTGGTGTAGGTATTCATGGGGAACCAGGTATTGCTAGGGAATCCATTAAGTCAGCAGATACACTTGCTCAAGAGATGGTAGATAAATTGCTAAAAGACCTTCCATTTCATGGGGGTGACGAAGTAGCTCTTATGGTCAATGGGCTAGGTGGTACGCCATTACAAGAGTTGTATGTGCTGAATAACGCAGTGTATAAGTTACTGGAAAAAGCAAATATTAAAGTGTATAAGACATTCGTTGGTAATTATATGACCGCAATCGATATGGCTGGTGCTTCTTTAACACTTTTAAAATTAGACGATGCATTAAAAGAATTATTGGATGCGCCAGTGGATACCATTGCATTGAAACAATAACCTGCAAAACAAAGAAAAAGGGAGGGTCTACAATGGAAAAAGCTACATTAAAGAGTGTCATGACAGTCGTTGACCAAATGGCTGATATCATTATAAAAAATGAGGTACCTTTCTGTGAATTGGATTCTGTGGCAGGAGACGGTGATTTTGGTATGTCTGTTGCAAAAGGGTTTAAAGTACTTAAAGAAAATTGGGAGGAGCTTTCAAAAGAAAGTATTGCTCAATTTTTAAAAGACAGCGGTATGATCATTACGGAGCATTGCGGTGGAGCTTCAGGCCCTATATGGGGATCCGCTTTTCGAGGTGCGGCTAAATACGCAAAAGGAAAAGAAGATTTGAATGTAAGTGAAGTAGCAGAACTGTTCCAAAGCGGCATTGATGCCATTCAAAAAAGAGGTGGGGCTAAGCTTGGTGATAAAACTTTATTAGATGCAATTATACCAGCTACCGAATCTCTAAAAGAAAGTGCTGCTTCAAATATAAGCATGAAAGATGCCATGAAAAAAGCAGCCCAGTCTGCTGTTGACGGTGCGGAAAAAACAAAAGACATGGTAGCACGTAAAGGTAGAGCAAGCTATGTAGGTGAACGCAGTTTAAGTCACCCAGATGCTGGAGCAACAGCTATTGGTATCATTTTTACTGAAATTGTAGAGAACATGTCAAACTAGTCAAAGGCAAAACATAGTTGGTGATGCGAATACCCGTTCAAGTAACATCACATGTTATTGGACAAAATCACTGACGTTTACGGTCTGAAGCTATATAGAGGAAAACGAAAAAGACTACTTTTTGGAGTATATGCCAAAAGTAGTCCTTTTTTTATCATAAAATAATCAAATTCATTTCATCCTAACAATATCTGTTATGTATGTGTAAGGCACGTAATCTAACACAGAATACACCATGCAATTGTACTAAAACCTATAATCGTAAAAATAGGTATTCTCACATTCAATAGTTTAACACAACCAAAACTATAAGTCTAGTAATTTTTTTTGTTTTATATACAATATAAGATACACATGAACAAAAAGAGATGGAGGTAAATAGTGATGGAAGCGAAAAGACATGAAGATTATAGGCAGGAAAAAGAAAGGCTAACCTATATCAAAAAGATAATTGAAGAAGAAATAGACTTATTAAGGCATAAAACCTATACCCATGTGAATGAGGATGTGATACCCCATATGGTATATATGGACAATCAAAGAATGAAAAAACTAAATGGAGCCTTTCTTAATCCCTATTTTGGAAGAATTCATTTTAAAGAAAGCAATCAGAGTAAGATAGCGGATATTTATATAGGCAAAGCATCATTAATGGACCATGAAAGCGATCACGATGGGGTTATGCTGATAACCGATTGGCGAGCACCCATTTCCACACTGTATTATGATCGTAACATTGGTCCAGTGGATTATCATTGTCCAGCAGGTAGAATTGATGGTGACTTATTGTTAAAAAGAAACTATAAGATTGAAGATGGCTATCTGGAAAAAATAACAGATATTGATGTAACAGCACTGGATGAAATGCTTTTAGAAGCCTTAGAAGACAAGAAAGACACAAAATTAAAAGATATTGTATCCACCATTCAATCTGAGCAAAATGCAATCATTCGTGCAGATTTAGCAAAATCTCTCATTATACAAGGTGTTGCTGGAAGTGGTAAAACAACCATTGCACTACATCGCATTGCCTATTTGATCTACACCTATCAGCATCGATATAAACCAGATGAATTCATGATCATTGCACCAAATAAGCTATTTTTGCAATATATAGAGGATATGTTGCCAGAATTAGGGGTTGAAGATGTGGAACAAACAACCATGGAAATCCTAACAAGAGATATTGTCTCCGAATCCTTTTCCATTGGAGAGAATGATGATAAGTTAAAGCGAATGATTGAGAACAAAAACCATGAAGAAATAAAAGCATTAAGAGCCCTATCTAAGATAAAAACAGGCATGGCCTATAAAGAAATACTGGACGTCTTTATTTATGAGATGATTCATGACATACTTCCCAGGGATGATTTCATCTTTGAAGGGGTTCTTTTTATCCGTGCAGATAAACTATCGGCTATGTTTTACGAGTATTATAAAAGGTATTCCGTATTAAAAAGTATACAAATGATTAAGAATGTCTTAAAAACGCAATTTGAAAATCATAAAAATGATATAGAGGATAACATTTACCAATCCATAAAAGATGCGCAAATAAACCTGAATGATACTGGGATAGACATGGTACAAGATAATGAGACCATGAAAAAGATGCATCTGGAGCAGCAAAAACGGTTTAAACATATGAAAAAGAATTTTATGAAGCAGATGCATGCCTATTTAAAAGAACCTAAAAAATCCATACTACAGTATTATAAGCAATTTTTAATGAATACGGATTTAATCAAAAGGCTCGTAGGTGACGAGGCATATTTAATGGGTGCCTTTAAGGAGATGTCCAAACATATTCGTACAAAAAAAATGGTTGAAATCGAGGACTTACCAGCCCTTATGTATTTGCAGTATCAATTAAAAAGCACCGAAAAAATACAGGTCAAACATATCGTCATCGATGAAGGACAAGATTTTGGAACCTTTCAATTTTATGTGTTAAAGGCCATCATGAAAGAAGCGACGTTCACCATACTTGGCGATATTGCACAAGGTATTCATTATCATAGAGGAACTCAGGATTGGAAAGTTATTCAGCAACAAGTGTTTAAAGAGGAATGTCAAGTGAAGTATCTGCAAAAGAGTTACCGTACCACAGTGGAGATTATGGATGCAGCCAATAAAGTCATTGAAAAAGTAGATGACGACAATATCATAACAGCACATCCCGTACTAAGACATGGGTTACAAGTACAAAAAATTAAAAAAGAGAATGACATGGACATCGTTGATGCCATTGCCATGGAGCTGAATAAATATAAACGTGACTACCATTCTATTGCGATTATATGCAAAAACAATGGACAGTGTGAAAAGATGTATCATCATATGATCAATAAAGGGATACATGTTCAATGGTTAAAGGATAAAGAAGCGGAGTACAGCCAGCAGATTGTCCTGTTACCTTCCTATCTTGCTAAAGGCTTAGAATTTGATTGCGTTATTATTCCAGATGGCAGTCAAGACCATTATAAAATGAATAAGTTGGATGGGATGTTGTTGTATGTCTGCATGACCAGAGCATTACATGCGTTAAACATATATTATGTGAAAGAGTCCAGTGACTTGTTAATGTAAGAGAAATCAATGTGTATATGGATTTAATCAATTATGGTATGACGTAGGAAAGTATACGCTATTATGCGAAAAGTGGGGCCATAGAAGGCCAAGCCCAACCCTATAACCATAACGTTTAGGTTGAAAGCATCATAACGTCATCTTCCTAGACCATTTGCTATCATAAAATGTATGCTCCCATAGTCCAGTTTTATGGGTGTTGTTAATGGACTGGTGTATGTATGGGTATGGCTATACACCTGAGAAAATGTTCATGAATGGTGGTATCATTGGATAATTCCGGATGGAAAGCTAGACCCATTATATACTGATGTTGAACGGCAACAATATGACCATCTATTCGGTGTAATACGTCAATAGGATGAGCAGCCCTCGTAATGAAGGGCGCTCGTATAAACGTCATAGGAATGGGTTTCTTAGAGAGTTTGGGTATGATGTCACGGACCATAAAACTATCCAATTGACGACCAAAGGCATTTCTTCTCACGGTGATATCAAGCACCCCAAGTGTAGGTATCGTGCAGTTTTCTACCTCTTTGGCAAGAAGAATGAGACCGGCACACGTACCTAATATGGGTAGATGCTGCTGAATTTTCTTTTGTATAGGTGCCAGTAAGCCAACATCTACCAGAAGTTTTGACATGGTTGTGCTTTCACCCCCTGGTAGAATCAAGCCATGAATGGTATCTAAATCAGAGGGTTTTCGTACTTCTATCACCTGATGCCCCAGTTGTTTTATCATGCATTTATGTTCATAAAATGCTCCTTGTAGAGCCAGAATACCAATAATCATTCTTAATACCCTCTTTCTGACATGCGGTCCTTCTGGTTGATGTCATAGACGTGAATACCAACCATGGCTTCACCCAGATTTTCAGAGACTTCTGCAAGAATCTTAGGATCTTGATAATAAGTGACTGCTTTGACAATTGCTGAAGCTCTTTTTCTTGGATCGCCTGATTTGAATATACCCGAGCCAACAAAAACGCCATCACAGCCTAACTGCATCATCATAGCTGCATCTGCTGGTGTGGCAATGCCGCCTGCTGCAAAATTCACCACAGGTAGACGACCATGTTCATGGATGGTTGTAAGTAGGTCTAGGGGAACCATAAGCTCTTTGGCAGCATGATAGAGTTCATCTTTATTTAGACTTTTGATTCGGCGTATTTCAGCATTCATCAAGCGCATATGGCGAACGGCTTCAATGACATCACCTGTCCCTGGTTCACCTTTCGTTCGTATCATGGATGCACCTTCTGATATGCGTCGCAATGCTTCACCTAGATTTTTGGCTCCACAGACAAAAGGCACTTGAAATAGAGTCTTATCAATATGGAGTTCTGGGTCAGCAGGGGTCAGTACTTCACTTTCATCTATATAATCGATGCTTAATGCTTCAAGAATCTGAGCTTCCACGAAGTGACCAATCCTTACTTTTGCCATGACGGGGATTGAGACAGCATGCTGTATGTCTTTTATCATTTGAGGGTCTGAAGCTCTTGCCACACCACCATGGGCACGGATATCCGCAGGCACACGCTCTAATGCCATAACAGCACAAGCACCTGCTTCTTGAGCAATCTTTGCTTCGTCTGTGTTCGTCACATCCATGATGACACCACCCTTTAACATTTGGGCTAAATGCTTATTTAATACATATCTATCGTTCATAAAAATACCTCCTTGTTACATGATTTATAGACAGCTGTTCTATTTATTTGACATTATAAAGGAAAGACTGTCTTGTGTAAAAGGTCAGTGTTTGCATAAAATGAAAAGGTCAGTTCTAGGGATTCGTTCTTTTGTAGCCTATTAGCTCCTTGTTGAAGTAACCTTGTTAGGAGAAATTGTAAAAAGATTATGATTTTTCATTGTATAGATTTTAAGAATGGTGTATAATCATTATAATTTTAAATTCTTATATCTTATACCATTTGGTAAGCCTTAAAAAAACACATGGTATGATAAAAAAATGGCAGTGGTGAAAGGAGTTTATGTATGACCCATAGTGAAATAAAAATTAGACCAATGACGAAAGCTGATTTTAAATCAAGTGCAGTGATCATGACATATGCCTTTAGAGCAAAGTACGTGTTGCTTCAATCTTGGACAGATGAAAAAATCATAGACCTGACGTTGGCGGTACCTTTTTTTGATCCATCCAATTTAGAGGGGCATTATGTGGCCACATATCAACAAAAAGTTGTAGGGGTACTTCACTTAAATTGGTTTGAACAACAAAAAAATCGAAAAAATCCCAAAATGGACTTGGTGAAGTTATTCCGTAAGTTTGGCTTTTGGCGCATCACGATTACTGGGATGGCATTACTCTTGCAAGATGCGAAAGTCAAGAAAGACGAAATGATGGTGAATCATATAGCTGTACATCCTGATTATCGTGGGCAAGGTATTGGAGCAGCTTTATTAGCATTTGGAGAAGAGCAGGCTCAAAAGCAGCAGGACATCACAAAATATACCTTAATGGTCATAGGCCGTAATAAAAGAGCCAGAAAATTATATGAAAGAATGGGCTTCAAAGTGAACAAGGTTTATGACCATCCCATAACCAGATTTTTCACCAGCGTGAAAACCAGTCAATATATGATTAAGACAATTGGCTAGTCGGGTCACTAGACTAAAAAGGATGTGATGCCATGAATCTGAAGAAAATACCCATAGGAAACATGATCTACTAAGAATGGACAACAAGATAGCAAGAATGGAAAAGTGTGTAAGTTTTTATCGTGCTATAATCAACCTAGAATAGAAGCATAGATGGACAATGTACATGACCTAGTAGAAGGGAAAAAAGTTGTAGATAATACATGCCTATCCTACCAGATAAGCTTCAAAAAAATTATAAGGATGATGAACATGGGATTTTACATTGATTTTGGCACCATCACCATGGACCAATATCTTGAAAAACTAAAAAAGAAAATCTTAATACCTAGCCGAATGATACTAAGAGAAGATATTGACCAACGGTTTGCATATTTCAAAAGCATTGGCATTAAGAATGTGCTTGAGCTTGAAAAAATGTTAAAGAAAAAAGATAAGTTATCGGCATTAGCAGAAGCACCATGCCTATCAGAGGCCTATCTAAAGGTACTTTCTTCAGAGTTAAAAAGTATTCAGACCAAGCCTAGAAAGTTAAAAGATTTCAATGGGTTTGCCACAGATACCATTTCCAAGCTTGAGGCATGTGGTATTAAGAATACCCGGCACCTCTTTGATCGGGTTTTAACCCCTGAGAAACGGGCAGAACTTGCTGGGGAAACAGGCATAAGTGAACAGGACATTATGGAACTGACACAATTAACTGATTTAACAAGGATACAATGGGTCAATACAACGTTCGCCCGTGTTCTATATGAAGCGGGTTATGATACCATTGAGAAAGTAGCCCATGCAGATTATCAGGTATTATATGATACCATCATGACCCTTAACGCAGAACGACATCTCTATAAAGGGCATATTGGATTAAATGATATGCACATTGTTGTACAGGCAGCACAAGAAGTGTCTATTGATATAACATGATAAGCAAATAGATAAAAATTACTGGTATATAGAAAAAAGCCCATTTAACTTGAAAGGTTGATGGGCTTTATTAATGTTCTAGGAAGTAAAATAAGCTATTGGATATTTTATAGATTGACTTTACCATTAGACATGGAGTCTGTATAATGATAGCCATACGTTTTTTATAGAGCATGGAGATAGGAGTTGCAAAATGATAGAGCTTATACTAAAAGACCAGCACAATCACATTATATTTGAAGGAAAAATAAACAAGCTATCCATACCCAAATCACTTATTAAGGAGAAAAGCATGGCTTGGTTTCAAGACCCGGACCCATGTTTTATCCATCAGAGTGCAGTGAGAAAAAGGCTGCTCATTGCGTTAGAAGATGCATTAATGCATGTTGACCAATCCGTTACCATCCACCAAGTCAGTCATGATGTTCTCACGACTCTTGGCTTTTATGAAAATCTATATACCATTCACATGGGTTAGACCCGTCATACCACTACAAAAACAATGTAAGCACCCCAAGTATAATTAATGTAATAGCCGTTATTAATTTGATATAAGGCATCTTCTTACGGATGAACTCAGTGATATTGAAGAGTTCATTTGTTTTCACAATGATTAAGATAACAAGGGTTGGCGGTATGATGAAACCAAGGGCGTAAATCACAAGATAGGAAACAGCTAGCAGGGAAAGTTCACTGGTGGTTTTTATCATGTAGTTGATGGTAATCAAGTAAATC is drawn from Vallitalea pronyensis and contains these coding sequences:
- a CDS encoding glycerol dehydrogenase; translation: MMKKVLISPAKYLQGNNELSNLGSYVRGFGYNALLVASTDDQERVQHHLDEANEKENFNLIYGGFNTECTKKEIERLRRMCAKDNCDVIIGLGGGKALDTAKAVGHFENKPVIVVPTIASTDAPCSGLAVIYTEHGEFEEYIFFKRNPDLVLVDTGIIAKAPSRFLVAGMGDALSTYFEARSCAKAYANNIPGGKSTLAALAIAKLCYETLLADSLKAKAACDNNVVTAALENIIEANILLSGLGFESSGLAAAHAIHNGLTVLEETHHYFHGEKVSFGVIVHLVLENAPSEELNKVLHYCQSLGLPVCLKDLGVTDVTTEKVMEIAKAACAEGETIYNMPFDVTVEDVYAAIITADELGGSI
- the dhaK gene encoding dihydroxyacetone kinase subunit DhaK; the encoded protein is MKKIINKPEDLVIEMCQGMAAAHPDKIAFKSKYKLITRKTLNKNKVTLISGGGSGHEPAHGGLVGEGMLDVAVCGDVFASPSTIQVYNAILDSESDKGTLLIVKNYSGDCMNFDAASEMAEEDDDIMVEKVYVNDDIAVKDSLYTVGRRGVAGTVLVHKIAGAAAERGDSLQDVKAVAEKVIANVRSIGFALTSCTVPAKGTPTFELGDDEIEFGVGIHGEPGIARESIKSADTLAQEMVDKLLKDLPFHGGDEVALMVNGLGGTPLQELYVLNNAVYKLLEKANIKVYKTFVGNYMTAIDMAGASLTLLKLDDALKELLDAPVDTIALKQ
- the dhaL gene encoding dihydroxyacetone kinase subunit DhaL, producing the protein MEKATLKSVMTVVDQMADIIIKNEVPFCELDSVAGDGDFGMSVAKGFKVLKENWEELSKESIAQFLKDSGMIITEHCGGASGPIWGSAFRGAAKYAKGKEDLNVSEVAELFQSGIDAIQKRGGAKLGDKTLLDAIIPATESLKESAASNISMKDAMKKAAQSAVDGAEKTKDMVARKGRASYVGERSLSHPDAGATAIGIIFTEIVENMSN
- the helD gene encoding RNA polymerase recycling motor HelD; the encoded protein is MEAKRHEDYRQEKERLTYIKKIIEEEIDLLRHKTYTHVNEDVIPHMVYMDNQRMKKLNGAFLNPYFGRIHFKESNQSKIADIYIGKASLMDHESDHDGVMLITDWRAPISTLYYDRNIGPVDYHCPAGRIDGDLLLKRNYKIEDGYLEKITDIDVTALDEMLLEALEDKKDTKLKDIVSTIQSEQNAIIRADLAKSLIIQGVAGSGKTTIALHRIAYLIYTYQHRYKPDEFMIIAPNKLFLQYIEDMLPELGVEDVEQTTMEILTRDIVSESFSIGENDDKLKRMIENKNHEEIKALRALSKIKTGMAYKEILDVFIYEMIHDILPRDDFIFEGVLFIRADKLSAMFYEYYKRYSVLKSIQMIKNVLKTQFENHKNDIEDNIYQSIKDAQINLNDTGIDMVQDNETMKKMHLEQQKRFKHMKKNFMKQMHAYLKEPKKSILQYYKQFLMNTDLIKRLVGDEAYLMGAFKEMSKHIRTKKMVEIEDLPALMYLQYQLKSTEKIQVKHIVIDEGQDFGTFQFYVLKAIMKEATFTILGDIAQGIHYHRGTQDWKVIQQQVFKEECQVKYLQKSYRTTVEIMDAANKVIEKVDDDNIITAHPVLRHGLQVQKIKKENDMDIVDAIAMELNKYKRDYHSIAIICKNNGQCEKMYHHMINKGIHVQWLKDKEAEYSQQIVLLPSYLAKGLEFDCVIIPDGSQDHYKMNKLDGMLLYVCMTRALHALNIYYVKESSDLLM
- the pdxT gene encoding pyridoxal 5'-phosphate synthase glutaminase subunit PdxT, producing MIIGILALQGAFYEHKCMIKQLGHQVIEVRKPSDLDTIHGLILPGGESTTMSKLLVDVGLLAPIQKKIQQHLPILGTCAGLILLAKEVENCTIPTLGVLDITVRRNAFGRQLDSFMVRDIIPKLSKKPIPMTFIRAPFITRAAHPIDVLHRIDGHIVAVQHQYIMGLAFHPELSNDTTIHEHFLRCIAIPIHTPVH
- the pdxS gene encoding pyridoxal 5'-phosphate synthase lyase subunit PdxS, with translation MNDRYVLNKHLAQMLKGGVIMDVTNTDEAKIAQEAGACAVMALERVPADIRAHGGVARASDPQMIKDIQHAVSIPVMAKVRIGHFVEAQILEALSIDYIDESEVLTPADPELHIDKTLFQVPFVCGAKNLGEALRRISEGASMIRTKGEPGTGDVIEAVRHMRLMNAEIRRIKSLNKDELYHAAKELMVPLDLLTTIHEHGRLPVVNFAAGGIATPADAAMMMQLGCDGVFVGSGIFKSGDPRKRASAIVKAVTYYQDPKILAEVSENLGEAMVGIHVYDINQKDRMSERGY
- a CDS encoding GNAT family N-acetyltransferase, whose protein sequence is MTHSEIKIRPMTKADFKSSAVIMTYAFRAKYVLLQSWTDEKIIDLTLAVPFFDPSNLEGHYVATYQQKVVGVLHLNWFEQQKNRKNPKMDLVKLFRKFGFWRITITGMALLLQDAKVKKDEMMVNHIAVHPDYRGQGIGAALLAFGEEQAQKQQDITKYTLMVIGRNKRARKLYERMGFKVNKVYDHPITRFFTSVKTSQYMIKTIG
- a CDS encoding DUF4332 domain-containing protein, translated to MGFYIDFGTITMDQYLEKLKKKILIPSRMILREDIDQRFAYFKSIGIKNVLELEKMLKKKDKLSALAEAPCLSEAYLKVLSSELKSIQTKPRKLKDFNGFATDTISKLEACGIKNTRHLFDRVLTPEKRAELAGETGISEQDIMELTQLTDLTRIQWVNTTFARVLYEAGYDTIEKVAHADYQVLYDTIMTLNAERHLYKGHIGLNDMHIVVQAAQEVSIDIT